In the genome of Cryptomeria japonica chromosome 8, Sugi_1.0, whole genome shotgun sequence, one region contains:
- the LOC131066290 gene encoding uncharacterized protein LOC131066290 produces MCLKIPGRKTKDPQIIHVVGQLVDIMLGKVMIPKYFDLGSPVVDITINGVLVKNALIDLGAAINTMTKSLMQNLNITTLRHTPTMLQLADSSTVTPNGAVEDLIVTLDSWEYPTDFMILYPKATLGGYPIILERPWLANADAFIGCRSEYMTISNGNTTKKLVIFPPAKPNKENDIAVWPNLGDDVEEVNSL; encoded by the coding sequence ATGTGTCTCAAGATACCAGGCAGGAAAACAAAGGACCCACAAATTATTCATGTTGTGGGCCAATTGGtagatattatgttgggaaaagttaTGATTCCTAAGTATTTTGATCTTGGTAGTCCAGTGGTAGATATAACCATTAATGGGGTTTTGGTTAAAAATGCTCTCATAGATTTGGGAGCTGCTATAAATACAATGACCAAAAGCCTGATGCAGAATTTGAATATCACCACTCTCAGACATACCCCTACTATGTTACAACTAGCTGACAGTTCTACAGTCACACCGAATGGGGCTGTTGAAGACCTTATTGTGactttagattcttgggaatatccaacagactttatgattctatatCCTAAAGCCACTTTGGGGGGATATCCTATTATACTAGAAAGACCATGGCTAGCTAATGCagatgcttttataggatgtagGTCTGAATATATGACCATTTCAAATGGTAATACCACAAAGAAGCTTGTTATTTTTCCACCAGCTAAGCCTAATAAAGAGAATGATATTGCAGTATGGCCTAACTTGGGTGATGATGTTGAAGAAGTTAATTCACTCTAA